Genomic window (Xenopus laevis strain J_2021 chromosome 3S, Xenopus_laevis_v10.1, whole genome shotgun sequence):
GAAAAGTAAGGTGCGATAAccatcacattattattattattatatgatatttCCTCGGTATTCAGTAGCAATCATTAAGTCACATCAAGGAAATTCCCTTCTAGCAAACATTGCTTTATAGCTGTCCATAAATGCTATGTCAAAAGTCCTTTGGCTGAACTTTTGCTTCCATGTAAtaaaattaaagggtttgttcacttttaaattaacttttagtatgatgtagagagtgattttctgagacaatttgcaattagattttatttttgattatttgtagtttttgattgtggtttttgagttttgtttagctttttattcaatagctctctagtataaatagaaaaaagagtaataaaaagtaaaataaaataataaagaacaatacatttgtagtcttatagGGCATTTTCTTTTTAGATAGGGTCCGTGACtccgatttgaaagctgaaaagagtcaaaagaagaaggcaaataattactactacaaattatttaaaaatatataaaatagcaaaataaagccaattgcttagaattagaattctataacatactaatgtaaactacccctttaatgtttcaccAAACTCTACCTTATGATAGTGCAATAAAGCAAGACTGGAgctgaacacatatttttcatttaaaatggtGCTTTAGCCATTTATTAGGCCGCAGAGTGTGAACAAAAGGAAATAACATTTTGAGTGGACAAACCTCCCATAGTCATATGATAATCAGAGATCAGTACTGGGCAAAGAGGAAAGATCTCTCACAgagtaaattttaagcaaattatttttcttgatggtaattaagcggcataaatccatattggaagcagaacaatctGTTTGtcttaatttaaaggttttttagCAGATCTAAGGAAGATTTAAGGTATAGTGCTCCAAATTagagaaatatcccttatccggaaatccccaagcattccagataatagatcctatatcttaACTTTTTAGGTGCCAGCACCTTTTTTATTTATCCATATGTTGCCAGTACACACAATATGGAATAAATCAAAAGGAAACCTGGAAATGTAGAATGTGTGGCACCAGCATAATGTTGcttattatttctatttcttatataagtataatataagtggctgaattatatattatacattttatcgGTAGAGAAGTTTGCGTGTGAAGTTATATAAACTCTGTGAGAGATTATTCAAATTATTGTTtgttattataatgcacaaaataaaaGTTGCTCATAATAGGCTCTACAATGCCAAAGGGCATCAGTGAAAGGAGTGCACATTGCCAGAGTGAGCTTGTAATAGGGTACATATAGCCACAGGGTAGTGTTGATACGGTACATGATGCTGGTGGGCGAATAGATGCTAGGAATACGAATGAAAGAGCTAGCGTGATAAGGGTCACAAGGCCAGAGGGCGCCAGTGGTAGGGTGCGGTGTGTGCCAGTAATAGGATACAGTGCCAGAGGTAAGATGCAAATAATGAAGGTGGCCAAAAGCAGTATCCACAATATTGGTGACAGCTCCCTTAAAATCACAATGGACTTTAATAATCATAAGCAGTTTAGAGGGGTAATAAAAGCCAAATATTATAACAGTTGTCTccagttattatttatttatggtggAATTTAATCAGTTGCACATGTGCAGGACATATTTTTAAAGCAAGCAGTGATGCAAAGCTTACCAGCAGGTTTGGAGGCCTCTGTAGGTTATTAATAAGTTACCTGAAATTCCATACCAGTAGACAGCAatagataataacaataatattatttCAGATATTGTGCGGGCCTCATGTTCACCATAATTTAAAATGGCTGTGATTGTGATGTTTTTAACATAAAAAGCTATGTATGTGGGGCAGAGATTTTTTTCTTCATGACCTATTGCCAAACAATCATTAAACAAATAACATTAGTCataagatttaattatatctgGTAATGTTTTCATCAAATATTTTCCTTATCCAGGTGATTAGGGTCCATTCCCTTTACAGCCAACAGAGAGTAATAGCCGAATCAAGAAAGGGGAAGTTGTTCTCTATACCAATAAAATTGAAAACGCTGAAATTCGTCCCTACCGGAGGTTCCTGTCCTATCAATGGTAAACACCACAATCTCATAGATGTAGTAAGATAGACAGATTGGTAAATATTTTTACCATGTGAGTTAATCATTTTCAATTTTATGACTACCAAACCATTTTTTTCAGTGGAACCTTGATCCCTGAGGCACAACTCTTTAAACACCTAGAAATAAGCCAAAAAGTTCTTACTCATGTATACATGACTGGCTGTGTTCAGCACTGATATATACAGCTGGGACAGAACATGGTTTGCATTTCTGTGTCTCCAGGCCtgtgcatcattcagatgcaACAGAGTGCAAACACTAGCTACAGAGTGCTGGGGAATTAAATGTACAGTTACAATAGTTGTCTGTACAATGCCAATAAACCTATTTAACAATACTGCTTTTAATCTGCAGGGCCCATTTTGCAGCATCCTATGACCCTACAAGAAATACTTTCCAACTATCACCTCCCTGTAACCATTCATTCCTCCAAAGCACTGTCTTTCAAGGAAAAAGGGGATGAGAAATCTGAGGATCAAAGACTTCCTGAACTACTACTGAAAGAAACCTATGAGGAAAAATTTTTACTTGGTCATCCCATTGATAAAGGTGAGTAATTCTCTAACTTCATGCAAATGAGATTATTCTCATTCTACATCATTTCAATGGAAATTTAGAAAagcatttttgtttataaaatattaagaGAGAGAGCATGCACATGCACAATACCAAGCACAGAAGAAGCCATGGTACACCAAATACAGCACTGGGGGTTAAATGCCAGTTGTTTTATTCATGGTCCTGGCACTTTGCTACAACCTCTAGGCCTGGGTTGTACTTGTCATTGATGTGGAGTCTGGGAAATATCTACATACTGAACAATAATCTGAAAACCTTTTCAGCTATGTATAATAATTTATCAACAAAATGTAAGTGCTCTTCTAGTTTATGCTATAGAACTAGATTCTCTTATAGAGCATGTGTAGGCTCAGTATAACATGTGAATGATGTCATCTTTGTGAGACATAACAGGTTTTATTTGTATacagttttccccccaaaaaagcaaaataacacacACAGATATGCACAGTAAGATGCctgtataatcttttttttttttttttttaataacaaaaggtAAAATCTTTACCAAAGAGCCCATTATGGTCCCAATGTATATGAAAGAATTAAGACTGGTGGTAGCTTTTGGATTTaccaataataatgtaaaaacatgGAACAGCATTTGCCAATGGCTTACCAGACTAGTGGAAAATGAAGGGGACATGTCACAGGTTACTTTTGAAGGTAAGCATTTGACCTTTCTATGAGGGAACATATATCTATAATAAGTAACAGGTACAAAACATGAGataaataaatcacaataaatagCAATATGGGGGCAATCAGGAAGCTTGGTTTGCCATAAATCCCATTGGGACAAATGTACAGGTCTAAATGGATCATCATATTCAATTAACCCTAGGACTGCCAACTCAGCAGATGAGAAAGATGCTGAGTTGAAGGtccaaaaagctaaaaataaagcTGAGAGGCATTACATTAGTGTAATTCTGTAAACAGGTATTTATTATGAAAGATAAAATTACATGTGTCAATCTACAATCACTTACCTCACCATtcataaaccttaaagggatactgttatgggaaaacatgttttttccccaaaatgcatccgttaatagtgctgctccaactgaattctgcactgaaattaatttctcaaaagagcaagcagattttttcatatttaattttgaaatccgacatgggactagacataatgtcaatttcccagctgccccagtcatatgacttgtgctctgataaacttcagtcactctttactgctgtattccaagttggagtgatatcacccccctccacacactccccagcagcctaacagaacagcACTcgatccaggtcccactgcaacacattcagttacattgaataggagaaacaacatcctgccagaaagcagttccatagtgcagcactggctctttctgaaatcacatgaccaggcaaaatgacctgagatggctgcctacacaccaatgttacaaataaaaaaaatacacttgctgattcaggaattaaatgttatattgtagagtgaatttgaagtgtaaacaatgtaatttagaaataaaaactacaacataaaaatcatgacagaatccctttaagtcataCAGCAGTGTCCTCAGTACCAGTAACTTGCAAGCAACCCAGTTGTCCATTCATAACAACAAACAGCATATCTGTTATGGAGGACTTCTATGTTACTGTGAATTTACATTGAGTTCCCAAGGTCCAGGTtcactgaaaaaactgtttgctgtAAGACTGGATTTTTCCGATAAGTTATAATAAATTAGTTTTTACAGGATTATACTATGAGTATGTGCCccttgtacagtatatgaaatgaTTGAGAACCCCCCCCCAGTTCTCAATCTTTAcactgttcagtataaaagtaaaaactgggtaaatagatagtatgtgcaaaatacattttatttctaatggttacttagccaaaaataaaatctataaaagctggagtgactggatgtctaaaaatTACTTCCTGCTATGCAGATCtcttactctgagttagtcagcgactttaaaggaaaactatacccccaaaatgaacacttagtttaatcaacagatagtttacatcatattatgtgacatattaaagaatcttaccaaactggtctatatatttaagtaaatcttgcccttttacatgtcttgccttgagccacgatttcatgatggtctgtgtgctgcctcagagatcacctgaccagaaatactgcagctctaactgtaacaggaagaagtgttaaagcaagatacagaactctgtctgttaattggctcatgtgacctaacaagtattgtttttttgggatgtttgtgtgcacagtgaatcatacgatcccagtgggtggtccttattttttaaaatggcaattttctatttatgattacccaatggcacatactactagaaaagtatattattatgaaaatgatttattcacatgaagcagggttttacatatgaactgttttatgcaatatctttttatagagacctacattgtttggggggtatagttttgagcacatgagacataactgccATGAGATGTCTTCTTTGCtttgtagaaatatatttactagaaaaaaagaatatatcaTCCGAGGAACCACAATACAGCACCATTGAGCCAATTTATATTGACATCAATGAACTTGGAATGGAACAGCAGAGAAATCAAACACCCATAAACAAATCTACCCCCAGTGAGAGACCAATTCCAAGAAACCAGAGCAATGCATGTAGCTGGAATCAAGTGCCTCAGGAGGTGCCAAATGTCACCACACCAATAATAAACATGACTGATGTCCCAAAAGATCTTCGAAGCTTGACTATCAATCAGATGTGTGAGTGTCTTAATCTGCTCAACATGAACCAGTATGCAGCGGCCTTTAAGGGGGCACAGGTGGATGGCCAATTCTTGTATGAGCTGGACCACGAGATAATGAAGAGTTGCCTGGGTATGAATGACCTTCATGTTGTCAAATTAATCAAGTTCAGGGATGGCTGGAGGCCGAATTTGCAAAATCAGTAgcggttaaaaaaaaacattgattgatAGAGGGTAGAATGTGAAATAAGGTAAGGTGGCACCATGCTAACTTTGCaaccaaaatattaaaaaaaaaaaaaaaagaagtgttttCATCAAGTCTTTGTAGTTCGAGCAAAACTAATAGAGTGAGCTGCACATTAGTAGTTAGACACTAAATAATATAGCCGCCACCCAAAATATCTACTAATAAAACAGTCAGTCCTGAGCAAGTCAGGGAGTTTACAATGTTTAAACTGTGGGTACTGGGACTATAGTTTGAGCAGTAGGTACCGTTCAGGCAGTGTAAAAACTGCATAATCAGGGcagttttaaatatgttttttaaatgctATTTTCAATAACCAGACTTTGAATTCAGATTACATTTAGATTGCACGTGTATTAGCCATTTTTACTGAACTGTCTTCCATTAACTGTCCATAAAAGGGTCCATTATAAAACAGACCATATCTTCTCTAGATATTGAGAATGGAATCAACCTAATTTTAATCTGATCAGGCTGAGAATCAGACTAAATCACTAAATGTTAGCAGTGTGGGATGGTATTATTTATGATCTATGCAATTTTGTTAAAGTCTTTAAAGGTAAACACCACGATTTACCGCAAACCCTGTAGTGGAAACACATTACTACATGAACATTCCTGCCATCCAAGGAGCCAGATAGCTGGAATCCCTACTGGTCAGTTCCTACGCCTTAGGAGGAACTGTACAACCATAGGGGAATACAAAATAGTTGCAGAAGATATGAAGGGAAGGTTCAAAGAAAGAGGATATAGTAGCGAGATTATCCACAAGGCATACAAAAAAGCTGAAAATACCAACAGGGATGCCCTTCTGCTTCcgaagaataaaaacaaaaaccatatgATAGAAACAAAATATCCTTTATTACAAGATACAGCAGacagtataaaaatatagttaAGGTAATAAAGAGGTTGTTGCCAATCTTGTATGCGGATGAAGATTTCTGCAATGCACTGGCCCCAGGGCAGGGCCGctccagccatgaggcaaggtgagaatcttgcctcaggcgtcacggagtggccagttaccaagggcggcaaaaagccgcctttggtaactttaagagacgaatggaaattcggctcttcgagtgcagcgagcgcaatagctcTCAGTGCACTATcaatgcggcccctcctccacccgctcccacgctggaagttagaagagcggagcaggaggaggtgcggcatcaggcggcagcagccTCTGAAACGTGCCTGCCCCAGGGGTGGGCCATGTGGCACGGCGGGCACATACTTTGGGTGACCTTTTGTCTCCAAGCCTATATAgagaaaaacaacacaaaaaacaaggtgaatttttgaaatcCATAGGCTGTTTTAAATGTGGACACAGCCGCTGTATTACGTGCAACTACCTAAAGATTTCACAGGAGTTCTGTTCAATAGTAACTAACAATACATATAGGATCAAACAATATATTAATTGCTGCagtaaagggattgtttacctcaTCACTTGCACTAGATGTGGCAAACAATATGTGGGGTGCACCACTAGATCACTCAAAGAACATATGAGAGAACAcattaatcaaataaaaaatg
Coding sequences:
- the LOC108713002 gene encoding uncharacterized protein LOC108713002 gives rise to the protein MDPANVRWTENEYALNEYVSKYINSFPNIIKITEGFLGKQEIDSISSSMVIRVHSLYSQQRVIAESRKGKLFSIPIKLKTLKFVPTGGSCPINGPILQHPMTLQEILSNYHLPVTIHSSKALSFKEKGDEKSEDQRLPELLLKETYEEKFLLGHPIDKGKIFTKEPIMVPMYMKELRLVVAFGFTNNNVKTWNSICQWLTRLVENEGDMSQVTFEEIYLLEKKNISSEEPQYSTIEPIYIDINELGMEQQRNQTPINKSTPSERPIPRNQSNACSWNQVPQEVPNVTTPIINMTDVPKDLRSLTINQMCECLNLLNMNQYAAAFKGAQVDGQFLYELDHEIMKSCLGMNDLHVVKLIKFRDGWRPNLQNQ